The genomic region GGATACGCCGTTGCCTGTCCGCCCTGTCCCTGCTGTTTCTGCACATGCTGGTCGACTGCGTTGCCCGTGATGGCTCCAACGAGAGCTCCCGCACCGGCCCCGATGAGCGTAGAGGCCGTGTCACGTCCGATCACCTGTCCGGCCAGGGCCCCGGCACCTGCCCCGATGGCCGCGCCTTTTTGGGTGTTGTAGCCACTTTCTGCGCATCCGGCGAGGACCGCCAGGGTGATGATGAGTGCTGCCAATGCTGTGTGTTTCATATTGCACCTCCGTGTTATCTGT from Syntrophorhabdus sp. harbors:
- a CDS encoding glycine zipper 2TM domain-containing protein → MKHTALAALIITLAVLAGCAESGYNTQKGAAIGAGAGALAGQVIGRDTASTLIGAGAGALVGAITGNAVDQHVQKQQGQGGQATAYPSSGQVQQDPPGRWVEVPGSWQGGKWVPAHTVWVPVNP